Proteins encoded by one window of Cannabis sativa cultivar Pink pepper isolate KNU-18-1 chromosome 4, ASM2916894v1, whole genome shotgun sequence:
- the LOC115715103 gene encoding uncharacterized protein LOC115715103, whose translation MKFLEYTPLERLNGFLHCLNFGERTIKGCLEAYSCKHTGTDKKLSFSLENEILDHLGKSSDTDSSSPAEFLLSRSSRKTLVYLVLTLYHMYPDYDFSAMNAHQFFTEETWDGFKQIFDTYMFEASKEWTETSEGVSLLETLYKALDEVVKLAECEIYCYSPDSDGDPFLERGAIWSFNFFFYNRKLKRVVSFRFCCLSNMVSDEFHIDDLRYEEDGEIFDVMDM comes from the exons ATGAAGTTTCTAGAATACACTCCATTAGAAAG ATTAAATGGATTTTTGCATTGTTTAAATTTTGGAGAGCGTACTATCAAAGGTTGCCTTGAAGCTTATTCCT GCAAACACACGGGAACGGATAAGAAGTTGTCTTTTAGCCTGGAAAATGAG atCCTTGATCATCTTGGAAAATCTTCTGATACAGACTCTTCCTCGCCAGCAGAATTTCTTTTGAGCAGATCAAG CCGAAAGACATTGGTGTACTTGGTTCTGACACTCTATCATATGTATCCAGATTATGACTTCAG TGCTATGAATGCTCATCAGTTCTTCACAGAGGAAACCTGGGATGGGTTTAAGCAGATTTTTGATACCTATATGTTTGAAGCATCCAAG GAATGGACAGAAACAAGTGAGGGTGTCTCCTTGTTGGAGACTTTGTACAAGGCTCTAGATGAG GTTGTGAAATTGGCGGAATGTGAAATTTATTGCTATAGTCCAGACTCTGATGGAGATCCTTTTCTTGAGAGAGGGGCTAT ATGGTCATTCAATTTCTTCTTCtataatagaaaacttaagcGGGTTGTGAGCTTCCGATTCTGCTGTTTAAG TAACATGGTGTCTGATGAATTCCACATCGATGATCTACGCTACGAGGAAGATGGAGAAATTTTTGATGTTATGGACATGTAA